GTTGAGAAGAACATAGAAAAAAATCAAAATATAGCGCATATCCAGCAGCAAGTTCTTGAGTCAAAAGATCAGCATATTCAAACTCAAAAAGAATCGGTCGTAAAACAGCCTGAACAGGCTGCCTCAGATTCGCAGCAAAAACAGAAGATTTTTAAACCTGAGGAAAAAGAAGAAAAAATTCCAGAAACAAAATATATAGGATATATTTCCATAAACGAACTCATAACCGTCAGAGATTTGGCCGAAAAAATGAAATTGAGAGTCGGAGACGTTTTAAAAAAACTCTTATCAATGGGAAGCCTTGCGACGATAAATCAAAGGCTTGATACCGACACAGCGATACTTCTTGCTAACGAATTCGGATATGACGCAAAGCTTTCTTCAATTTATTCCGAAGAAAAGGTTACGACAACATCAGACGATCCAACAAAATTGAAATCGCGTCCTCCCGTTGTTACTATCATGGGACATGTTGATCATGGTAAAACGTCTTTACTTGACGCTATAAGAAGCAGTCATATCGCTGAAGGGGAGCACGGCGGGATAACACAGCATATAGGAGCATATAAAGTTAAAACTTCAAACGGCTCTTATATTACATTTTTGGATACTCCCGGACATGAAGCTTTTACGGCTATGCGTTCTAGAGGAGCGCAGGCTACGGATATAGTAATTTTAGTCGTTTCTGCTGCGGATGGAGTCATGCCTCAAACGGTTGAAGCCATAAATCATGCCAGAGCTGCTGGAGTTTCAATGATAGTAGCAGTAAACAAGATCGATTTGCCGACGGCGGATCCACAGAAAATAAGACAGGAATTGAGCAATTATAATCTTATGCCAGAAGAATGGGGCGGAGATACGATAATGGTTGACATTTCGGCAAAACAAAGAATAAATATTGATTCACTTCTTGAAATGATTTTGCTGAGATCCGAAATCATGGAACTTAAAGCAAATCCTGATAAAAATGCCGAAGGCATCGTCGTTGAAGCAAAACTCGATTCAAGAAGAGGTCCTGTTGCGACAGTTTTAGTTCAGGGCGGCACTTTGCGCATCGGAGACAATTTGGTTGTAGGCACGACTTATGGCAAAATAAGAGCTATGGCCGATGAGTACGGAAAGCGTTTTAATGAAGCTCCTCCGAGCACTTCGGTTGAAATTCTCGGAATAAATGAACCACCTCAGGCCGGTGATAAATTCGTCGTAGTGGAACAGGAATCACAGGCCAGAGAAATAGCGCAATCGAGAAAAGAAAAAGCAAAAGCCGATGCTTTAAGACCGAGACATCATATTTCCCTTCAGGATATAAACTCTGGAAAAACGAAAGATCTAAGAATAATTTTAAAAGCCGATGTTCAAGGGTCACTTGGTGCCTTGGGCGACGCTTTGGAAAGACTTTCCACTTCGGAAATAAGCTTAAAAATAATACATAGAGGCGCAGGTTCAATCACAGAATCAGATGTCGCTTTAGCCGTAGCTTCCGATGCGTTAATTGTAGGATTCAATTTAAGGCCTGACGCGACTGTAGAAAGACTTGCTGAAGCAGAAGGCGTGAGTATTGATGTTTACAGAATAATCTACGATTTGATTGCCGACGTTAAGGCTGCTATGGAAGGACTTCTGGATCCAGACATGAAAGAGAAAATTTTAGGAAAAGCCATAGTGAAACAGGTTTTTAAACTTTCAAGCCATGGCACTATTTCCGGCTGTTCAGTAATTGACGGCAAAGTGCAAAGAGGGGCGCGTGTCAGGCTTTTGAGAGATAATGTGATAGTTTTCGAAGGAAGCATATCGTCTTTAAAAAGGTTTAAAGATGATATAAAAGAAGTCGAAAAAGGTTATGAATGCGGGATAGGTCTTGAAAATTTTTCCGATGTAAAAGCCGGAGACATTATGGAAAGTTTCACTACTGAAAAAGTCGCCAGAAAACTCGAGGAAGGAAATTAAAAAATGCCGGCTTCTTATAAACGTGCAGACAGAGTGAAAGTTGTTATACAACAGGAAATTTCTTTGATATTAAGAGACATGCGTGATTTGAGCGCGGGGTTGGTTACTGTTATGGGCGTTAAGCTTACGGATGATTTGCTTTCCTGTAAAATATTTTATTCAGTTTTCGGAGATGAAGCGGTTAAAAATAACGCCGCCATGATTCTTAAAGACAACGCCAAAGAGATAAGACATCAGCTCGCGCTGAGAATTAATCTAAGAAGAACGCCTTCATTAGAGTTTATATACGACAATACTAATGAAGCAGCTTCAAAAGTTTTTGACATACTTAAAAAAATAGAAGATGAAAAAAATGATTAAAAACCACAAGTCAGAATATGAAAAACTTTCGGCAATATCGAAAATAATTAAACAATCAAGAACATTTTTTATCGCTGGACATGTAAAACCTGATG
Above is a genomic segment from Candidatus Endomicrobium procryptotermitis containing:
- the rbfA gene encoding 30S ribosome-binding factor RbfA — encoded protein: MPASYKRADRVKVVIQQEISLILRDMRDLSAGLVTVMGVKLTDDLLSCKIFYSVFGDEAVKNNAAMILKDNAKEIRHQLALRINLRRTPSLEFIYDNTNEAASKVFDILKKIEDEKND
- the infB gene encoding translation initiation factor IF-2; this encodes MPTKQVKTQKETVATEKARKKNTVKTREAPIKKKTAAKSVEMAVTKKAIKEKSASKKSTESKTVKAKNTKTPSVVKKTVKKKDDNVKKQQASVQSSQSKQRKKVEEIKKAETQSKVTVEKNIEKNQNIAHIQQQVLESKDQHIQTQKESVVKQPEQAASDSQQKQKIFKPEEKEEKIPETKYIGYISINELITVRDLAEKMKLRVGDVLKKLLSMGSLATINQRLDTDTAILLANEFGYDAKLSSIYSEEKVTTTSDDPTKLKSRPPVVTIMGHVDHGKTSLLDAIRSSHIAEGEHGGITQHIGAYKVKTSNGSYITFLDTPGHEAFTAMRSRGAQATDIVILVVSAADGVMPQTVEAINHARAAGVSMIVAVNKIDLPTADPQKIRQELSNYNLMPEEWGGDTIMVDISAKQRINIDSLLEMILLRSEIMELKANPDKNAEGIVVEAKLDSRRGPVATVLVQGGTLRIGDNLVVGTTYGKIRAMADEYGKRFNEAPPSTSVEILGINEPPQAGDKFVVVEQESQAREIAQSRKEKAKADALRPRHHISLQDINSGKTKDLRIILKADVQGSLGALGDALERLSTSEISLKIIHRGAGSITESDVALAVASDALIVGFNLRPDATVERLAEAEGVSIDVYRIIYDLIADVKAAMEGLLDPDMKEKILGKAIVKQVFKLSSHGTISGCSVIDGKVQRGARVRLLRDNVIVFEGSISSLKRFKDDIKEVEKGYECGIGLENFSDVKAGDIMESFTTEKVARKLEEGN